The following is a genomic window from Candidatus Xiphinematobacter sp. Idaho Grape.
TAAAGTATGGGAAGCGTATACCGTTCGCCCGTTACCCAATGGGCAGACGCAGATCTTCATTGGTGCTCACCTTATCCATGAGGTAACAAGTCCTCAGGCGTTTGGGATGCTGCGGGACCTTGGATTAAAGGTGCTTTATCCAGACCGCACATTTGCAACCGTGGATCATATTGTTCCTACCACCGTAGCACTCTTTCCTGATCCTCTAGCAGAAGAGATGATTCGCGCTTTAAGAACAAATTGTGCTGAGTTTGGAATCCAGTTTTTTGATACCTCGACTGGACGTCAAGGTATTGTGCACGTCATTGGCCCTGAAGAGGGGATTACCCAACCTGGCATTACCATCGCCTGCGGCGATTCTCATACTTCTACCCATGGGGCATTTGGAGCAATTGCCTTCGGTATTGGAACTAGCCAAGTACGGGACGTCTTGGCTACACAAACTATCGCCCTGCACAAGCCTAGAGTACGTCGTGTTAACGTAGAGGGTAAATTGGCTGCTGGCGTTTATGCCAAAGACGTGATTCTCCATATTATCCGCAAATTAGGTGTCAATGGAGGTATTGGTTTTGCATATGAATACGGCGGTAGCACTTTCGACTTCTTCAATCAAGAGGAGCGGATGACTGTATGCAACATGTCCATTGAGGGTGGAGCACGCGTTGGCTATGTCAACCCAGATTCCACTACGTTTGCCTACCTAAAAGGGAAACCATTTGCTCCTCCGCTACAGCAGTGGGTCGCTGCAGTGACACAGTGGGAGTCATTCTCCTCAGACCCAGACGCCAGCTACGATGACATGGTTAGCTTTCAAGCGGAAGAAATACTTCCAACGGTGACATGGGGAATCCATCCTGGACAGTCCATTTCTATCGAAGAAAGAGTTCCAGCTCCGGAGGAGCTGTCCACCAAAGACCGTGCTGCTGCTCGAGAAGCATTGCAACACATGCAGTTGAAAGCTGGACTACCTATTAAAGGAACCAAGGTGGATGTCGCCTTTTTAGGCAGTTGTACCAATGGGAGACTGACGGATCTCCAAGAGGTAGCACGCCACCTTAAAGGCCATAGGGTGAAATCGGGAGTTAAGGCCATTGTTGTTCCCGGTTCACAAAGAGTGGCAGCAGCAGCCGAAGAGTTAGGCGTGGCGGAAATATTTCGAGAAGCCGGGTTTGAATGGCGTGGGGCTGGGTGTTCTATGTGTCTGGCAATGAACCCTGATAAGCTTTCCGGCAGTCAGCTTTGTGCAAGTTCCAGTAATCGCAACTTTAAGGGCCGCCAGGGTAGTCCAAACGGGAGGACTGTGTTAATGAGCCCACTTATGGTAGCAGCGGCAGCCATAAGAGGTGAGATTAGTGATGCTCGGGAGATATTTTCAATTCGGTAAAGAGACTGCACACTGTCAATTTTCTTATCTATGGCTCTGCAGAAGATTCTCACCGTAACTGGAAAAGCAGTTAGCATTCCTAGCAACGATGTGGACACAGATCGCATTATTCCCGCACGTTTTTTAAAGTGCGTAACTTTCGATGGATTGGGGCAGTATGCATTTTATGACGAGAGATTTAGGAAAGATGGTACTGCAAAGCTTCACCCACTCAACGACCCTCAGCATAAGAATTCTAGCATTCTCATTAGTGGTTCCAACTTTGGCTGCGGGAGCTCTAGGGAGCATGCTCCCCAGGCTCTTTATCGTCACGGATTTCGGGCGATTTTAGCAGAAAGTTACGCAGAGATTTTCTTCGGTAATGCAACCATGTTAGGTATGCCATGCCTCTCTCTATCAGCAGAGGCGCTGGATATACTAACTGAGTTTTCAGCGACAAATCCGCTATCCGAATTTATTGTTGATATTGCTTCTAGCAGAGTAGTTATAGGAGAGCAGGTTTTTCACGGGAGCCTTCCTGAACATGCACGAGAGGCATTCATCCAAGGCAAATGGGACCCTATTGTTGATCTTCTAGAAGGTATTTCATTAACCCAAAAGCTTGCAGAAAAAGTCAGCTTTTTTAGGCCGGCAACGAAGCCTGGCACACATACATAAGGGTGTCAGAGCGCGGTCCTTTCTAGAGATAGGAAAGGCTACATATGGGAGTGGGTTTGCCCAAAGTTTGCGTAACTTTGGCGGCTTAGCGGCAGAGTTTGAACAAACTCTGTGAAGCTTGATAAGTTGCCCTTAGGAGAGTCTCAACAGCAGGCGACTTCTTCTGGCTATAAGCTGAGTCTCTTTGTTGGAATGATTCTATGGTATGCAGACTCTAGTTAGCTGTTGGGTGGTTGCAGAAAAAGAAAAGATCACATGCCTCATGGAGGATCTTTTGGTATGTTCCCCATCCCCCTCCTAACGGAGGGAAGGATCCTTCTGTTGTGCAAGCACGGAAGAAACACGTTCCCAATTGCCAATCACACTTCGGGAAGTGTCCCTCTTGCAAAGCTGTAACAAAAAAACCCCATCCAAGGTATCGGCTATATGTTTTCCTCTCTCCTCTAAGTACACATGACACAGCCCCCGAACAGCCTCCACAGCCTTTGAATTACCGGTCATATTCGCAACAAAAGTAGAAAGTCCCAATATGTGTCTTCTCTCCCAGGCTAGTTTTTCGACTGTCAGCCAAACAACAAGGCTAGCGAGAGACGAGAAAAATGATGCGAAAGCGTTGGCAAGTAGGAAAATCCTATACTCTCTGTTTTTTTGCACCGTCCGGCAAATCCGGCAAACTGGAATCCCCATCATCCCCAAGGTCTATTCTTGGGTTCTTTTTTCTAAAGTAGACGGACATTTCCAGGAGAAATGATCCTCCGATGGCTGTTGACCTAGAGAGTGGGAAATATTTGCGGATCGATTAGCTGCCAGATGTTGGAGAATATGAAAAGTTTCTTCTGCATCTCCTCCTATATTCTGTGCAATCTTCTCGGCGTTCATAGGGAGTCCAGAATGGGTCTGGAGGAACGTAAGGATTTTTTTCTGTAATTCAAGAACATGAAAAGCCGCTCGTTTTCCAGCCTCGACACCAGGTTGGTGATAGGCGTTGATGTGAGTTAGGGAACCATAAAAACCTACCGCTCGCTCATAGAGAGCAATCAGAGCCCCAAGGGAAGAAGCATTGAGTTGATTGATGCTAATCGTGAGGGAATCCCGTCCCTTTTCACAGAGCGCACTGCGAGTTCCCCGAAGAAAGCCCTGTAAGTAGTCACCACTAGTAATACCAGGCTCGACCTCTAGTTCTTGGAAAGAGGCTACTTGTCGAACCTCAATAAAAGTGACAAAAAAATTATCTACTCCATCTAGAAGTTGCTGAACATAGGTATGCTGATCCGTGGAACCCTTGTTTCCATAAACAGAAATACCCTGGTGAACAAGCCCACCATCTAGATCGCGTTCTTTTCCTAGGGATTCCATGATCAGTTGCTGAAGATAACGACTCAATAAGAGCAAGCGGTCTTTGTAAGGCAGGATGACCATATCCCCTTTTCCCCTTTTTTCCCTAGCGTAGTACCACATTAGCGCCAGGAGTAGTGCTGCATTTTTGCGTAAATCCGAATGACGCGTCCTCATATCCATGGTTCTAGCACCCCTTAGAAAGGAGGCGACATCTAGCCCTTGGAGGGACATGGGGACTAATCCCCCTGCACTCATAACAGAAGTACGCCCACCCACCCAACTATGTATAGGAAAACGTCTCAGCCAACCTTCTGCCCTAGCAATGGAATCTAGCGTACTATCGACCTCAGTGACTGCCACGAAGTGTTTATTGAAGGGGGAAATTCCGGCTTGCTTGAAGGCATGTTGGACTGTCAGCAATCCATTATGGGGTTCTTTAGTGTTCCCGGATTTCGAGATCACTACAACAAGAGTAGCATCCAACTTACCAGAGAGCTTTGCCAGTACCCTTGCGAAGCCATCTGGATCTGTATTATCCAGAAAGTGAACCGATAGGGGATCTTGTGCGTTTCCTAGGGCATCGGACACGAGTTGTGGACCAAGAGCGGAACCTCCAATTCCAATAGAGAGTACATCCGTAAACTTTTTCCCGGTAACCCCGCGTACGGTGCCAAGGTGAACATCAGCAGAAAATTTGAGAACAGTATCCAGGGCATTGGCAATGCCCATACGTAACTCTGCAGTGGGGGCAAGACCAGGATCTCTCAACCAGTAATGGCCTACCATACGGTTTTCATCTTGGTTAGCGATATTCCCTCTTTCTAATTCCTCCATAGACAAAAGAGCTTGTTTTGCACGGCTTTGCATACTAGGCAAAAAATCCTCCGAAAAACCCATACGGCTGATGTCCAAAGAAAAACCCGAATCTTCATAGCGTAGAAAGTATTCCTGGAACCTAGTCCAGAGGGACATTGCGCTCATAGAGCATAGCAAAATGAAAGATGGAATTTGCAGACCAAACCCGTTAACTGGAGAGATACTTCTTGGCAAACGTAAAACGCATGGAAAGGGAATTCTTTACTCTGTCCGAAGCAGAAACTCAAACAGTGGGTGAGGCTCTTGCGGCGAAGCTCTCCACTGGCAGTGTGCTCTGTCTAGAAGGACCCATGGGGGCTGGAAAAACTCAGTTTGTTAAGGGGTTAGCTCGGGGACTAGGATTTTTCGGAGAAGTGACAAGTCCCACCTTCCCCTTAATTCATGAATATGAGGGTGGTCGTCTCTTCTTGGTCCACTTTGATTTCTTTCGCCTAGATTGTGAGAAAGCAGTAGAGGAGTTAGGATTTAGTGATTACCTGGACCAGGCCATACTTGCCATTGAATGGGGAAGTAAGTTCCCTGCACTCTTGCCCTCTGGTACACGAACTATTCTGTTTAGGATTTTAAAAAATGGGGGGCGATGTATTGCCTTTTCGCACACACCTTGAAAGTATTGGCCATAGAAACTTCGACTCACCAAGGGAGCATAGCTATCCGGCAGGAGGGCAAGCTCTTGTTGATAGAACGCTTTGTACATCCCAGAGGCGGTGTGGAAGTTTTGTGTCGCACCTTAGAACAGATAATAAAGAGAGAGGGGCGTGTGCACCGCATTGCTGTTGGAATTGGACCGGGTACTTACAATGGGATTCGGGCTGCTATTTCCCTGGCTACGGGTTTAAAAATTGCCTGGAGGATTCCCTTGTGTGGTATCCCTTCCATTCTTGGGATAGAGTCCCTTACAGAGCGCTATGCGGTTGTCGGAGATGCGCGGGGAGGGTCGTTATTCTTCGGTGCTGTTTCTGGGAGACATCTAGAAAACCTTCAGCTCTTGTCTCATACAGAGTTTCAAAGGAAGCTCTACATTTGGAGCCAAACTTGTAAGGATCCTGTCTATGCAGCCGCTCCAGTTCCAGCGCTTCCAGAGCTACGTGTGCTTGCTCCCAGTGCTGGGAAATTGGCCTTTCTTGCGGAAGAGTACCCGACTTCAGAGCAAGGGCCTTCCCCCCTCTACCTGAAACCCCCACACACTACTCAGTCTACCTCTTCTCAATTTATCTTTTAACTAAGACATAACTGGTTGGTAGGTCACTTAAAAAGTCCCTTTCCTTTAAAAGTTCCTAAACCTAGTAGGGCACCCCGGTGGTTGCAGGAAAGACAGCGGTTCCTGCTTCACGAGACTCACAACGCACTTGTCAAGAGTGCAGATCCCCACGCGACGTGGGCAAATCGCTGACCGCGACGGCATCCCGCTAACACAGGTTAAAGTCAGTCATAATTTAGCTGTCAGATTCCCCGTGCTCTTTAGTCAGACTGACGAAGAGGTACTTGCATTTGCTAAGCAACACATCCTTTCTGGAAAGGACATTCTTGAGTGTTACAAAAGGCACAGCATTTCCCGTTGAGCATAGCAAGAGGACTTTGCAGCCTGCAGAAATTTACTGTCCTAAGTGGAATGGTAGCTCCCAGATTGGTGGCTGCGACCTATAAACCAGGATCCTATTATCCACATGGCAGGTTATTAGCAGCTAGTATAGTGTTTGGTTGTGTGGGGAAAGAAGCTCCCCTTTCTATCCGTATCCTTACAGTGGAAATGGAGGTTTCATCTCCCTAGAAAGTGAGGGGCGGCCAAAGCCTTATCTCAACATCCCTTCCACTCCATGTTGCCAAGGGCCTTTCATGCAGTTTATCCTCCTGGTTCCACTTTTAAAGCGGTAACAGGCCTCGCCAGCACTTTTCAATAACTCCATTGCCTTGCACACAGCCGTTTCGATTGTCCAAGCGCCTTTAGAGTTGGAAGTTCTGCCTTTCACAACTGGAAAAAGTATGACGCTGGAACGCTGGATTTCTTCGAAGCTTTGGTCTAGTCTTGCACCGCCTGGTTTTACCAGGTCGTTCCAAAAACAGGAGCTGTTTCAGTCGTTACCCTTGCTCAGAGCTCGGCTAGTAAGCAGGTGCAGACCATCGACAATCAGATTGTAAATGCCTATCAAGATTGTGTCTAGGGGGGCGTTTTGACATCCCGAGAGGGATTTGTCGGGTTTGTAAGGGCTGCGCTTGCGGAGATAACAGGAGGGTACAAACCGGCACGGCACGCCAAGCACAGGTTTAAAGTTACCACGGTTGCTGCTAAATGGGGATAGAGCTTAATGGAGGCCAGGGACCAAGTCCGAGGAACGAGCTTTCGCCTGGTGTGTTGGTTTCTCCCACCTACAAACTGTCCTCGGCACGCCTTGCAGCAATCTCTGAAGGAGAAGCAGGCGACAGCGCCTTTCACTGTGGATTCATAATTGCAGCACCGCTGATCGCCAAAGTGTTTGCCACTATGTTTTGGCGGAGTGCAGAGAGACACGATGGTAAAGACAATGGAGAATATACAGAAGATGGTGGTGTGAAAAGAAGCGCGGAAAAATTAAAGGCGACTTACAGATTTGGGTTGTAACAACCTGCTGAGACGAGTAGCAAAGCACTCACCGTTGAGGAACTCCGGCTGGACGCACGCATCGGTCGGAGCTAGTCCGGGGTCTCCTCCGCGAACATTACAACGCTTTTTTCAAAATTTCGGGAAGCTTGCTAGAGTTTCTGCATATCAAACGGAACAACTCCCAGTGAAAGAATTTGGTTGCATGCTGACATGCAAAGGCTGTGGACCGACAAATACTTAGACTAACAGGACACACTTCCTCACTAGGAGTACACAAAAATGCACATCGCAATTCGCAGCCTAGTTAGGAGCGCAGTAGTCCAGGACTACAAGTAAAACTCACGACAATTGCAACCCCTTGTGAAAGGAAAAAGAAAGCTATTAAAAAGAAAGTTATTTCTAGCTGCTTACTTAGATGCCCTAAGAATAGGAGTATCTCCAAGAGTCACGCTAAACTGGCCACGTAAGGATGTGTACATACTTGGCTGATAAAATGTCCGAAATTCTAAAATTTACTTGCACCTCTCCCTATGGGACGAGTAGCCTCCCCCCTCAGTGCGGGTGCTCGGAAGAGGGGGTGGTCCCTTGGTCCCTGTATGCACTAGGTGAGTGGATTATTGTTTTTTCCACGGAGGGTCTTTTCGCAATTTCTCAACTTGATGCCAACAACTAACCAGCTCGTCCGTAGTGGGCGAAGCAGAGTCACTGTAAAGTCAAAATCGCCAGCGCTTGCCAAGTGCCCTCAGCGCCGTGGCGTTTGCGTCCAGGTGATGACGCGGACGCCGAAAAAACCGAATTCCGCGCTACGAAAGGTGGCCAAAGTACGTTTGACCAATAGTCAGGAAGTAATTGCTTACATCCCTGGTGAGGGGCATAATTTGCAGGAGCACTCAATTGTATTGATACGTGGGGGCCGTGTGAAAGACCTTCCAGGAGTACGTTATCACATTGTGCGGGGCACGCTGGATAGTCTCGGGGTGGACGGCCGCCGCCGCGGTCGCTCAAAGTATGGGTCGAAACGTCCAAAACCTGGAACTGAGAAAGAAGCTCAGGGGAGCAAGAAAAGGTAGATTAGTTTATGTCACGGAGACACAGAGTCCTTCATAAAGAGGCCAAGCGCGATGCGCGATATGCCAGCCCATTGGTTGCCCGTTTGATTAATACTGTCATGCGTTGCGGAAAAAAGTCAGTTGCGGAATGCATTGTTTATACTGCTATTGAACAATCACGTGAGGGCAGTAATGCCATTGATCCCTTAGAGACTTTTAATAGGGCAGTTGATAACATAAAGCCCCGTCTAGAGGTCAAATCTCGCCGTATGGGTGGAGCTACTTACCAGGTGCCCGTTGAGGTGAATCCTGATCGTCAGATTGCTCTTGCCATTCGATGGATTGTTATGCTCGCAAGCAAGCGGAAAGGACTACCAATGGTAAAGGCACTCGCTCACGAGTTAAAAGATGCTGCGGCAGGGCAGGGGAGTGCCATTAAAAGGCGGGACGATATGCATAAAATGGCTCAGGCCAACCGTGCGTTTGCACACTTTCGTTGGTAGCTGTAGATGATCGAATCAAGATTCAACTTCACCGCTTTGCGTTGCTACAATGGCCCACCTTAATTCACCGCCGGCTCGTGCATTTCCGTTAGAGCACACGCGCAACATTGGGATTGCTGCGCATATTGATGCTGGAAAAACCACCCTTACTGAGCGCATTCTCTTTTATACTGGCATGATTCACAAGCTTGGTGAGGTTCACGAAGGAACTACAGTCACCGATTGGATGGAGCAGGAACGTGAACGAGGTATCACTATTACCTCCGCAGCTACTACCTGTACATGGGATCAGCATAAGGAGGAAGGAGTCTGTAAATTGTTTGAGGGACAAAAGCAGCGGATTAACATTATCGATACTCCTGGTCATGTCGACTTTACGGCAGAAGTAGAACGTTCCTTGCGTGTCTTGGACGGGGCCGTTGCCGTCTTTTGTGGAGTTGCTGGAGTGCAACCGCAGTCTGAGACTGTTTGGAGACAGGCTACGAAATATGGTGTTCCCAGAGTTGCCTTTATCAATAAAATGGACCGCACAGGGGCCGATTTCGACATGGCCGTGCGCAGCATGCGTACCAAACTGAATGCGAATGCATGGCCAGTCCTGATCCCGCTAGGGAACGAGAGCAACCTGCGTGGCCAACTTGATGTAGTCAATAAAAAAGCTGTCCTCTACCTGGAGGATAATAGTCTGGGTTCTACATATGAGATCGTTGAGGTTCCGGAGGAGTGGAGAGAAACTTCTGAAAGAGCGTATCGTGACCTCTTCGAACAAATGGTGGACTTGGACGACGAGCTCGGCATGCTCTTTCTGGAAGAAAGAGCCATTTCTGTACGAGATCTAAAAGCTGCTGTCCGTCGTCAGACTATTGCGAATCGCTTTGTACCCGTGGTAGGGGGATCTGCCTTCAAGAATAAAGGGGTTCAGTGCTTAATTGATGCAATTGTAGATTACCTCCCGAGTCCATTAGACGTCCCCCCCGTGCGAGGCCAAGATCCAGACAGTGGTTCTGTTATGCTAGCAACAGCAGATGACAGTAGCCGTTTTTGCTCGCTAGCCTTCAAACTCTGGGCTGACCCTTTTGTAGGAAAGCTAGTCTTTTTCCGGGTTTACTCTGGGAAGCTGAGCAAGGGTGATGTTGTGTACAACCCAAGAACCAACAAGCGGGAGCGTATTAGTCGTCTCATTCAAATTCAGGCAGACAAACGCGAAGATATAGATACCTGCTGTTCTGGGGATATTGCTGCTATCGTTGGTATCAGAAATATTACTACTGGTGATACACTTTGTGACGAGAATTGTCCTATTTTGCTTGAGCCGCCATCTTTTCCTGATCCAGTAATCTCTATGGCTATTGAGCCAAAGACTAGGCAGGATCAGGAAAAGATGGCAGTTGCCCTACAGCGTCTTTCAGAAGAAGATCCAACCTTTCGTGTCTGTACCAACACAGAAACAGGCCAAACAATTATTGAGGGGATGGGGGAGCTACATCTTGAAATCATTCGAGATCGGATGCTACGAGAGTTTAAGGTAGGTGCCAATGCGGGTAGACCTCAAATTGCCTATAAGGAAAGCGTTTCCAAGTCAGCCAGTGGGGAAGGTCGGCTCGTCAAGCAATCCGGCGGTCGCGGCCAATATGGGCATGTCATTATTAGGGTGTGCCCCAACGACCGCGGTAAGGGTATTACAATTGAAAATAAGGTAGTAGGTGGAACTATCCCAAAAGATTTTATCCCAGCAGTTATCAAAGGCCTCCACGAAGGTCTGCTCAATGGGGTTCTGGGAGGATATCCAGTCATTGACGTACACATTGATATTGTAGACGGTTCCTATCATGAGGTAGATTCCAGCGAGGTTGCATTCAAGATGGCTGCTATTTTTGCAGTTAAGGACGGCCTTAAAAAGGCAACCCCAGTTCTACTCGAGCCCATCATGAAGGTGGAAAATATAACTCCGGAAGAGTTTCAAGGAGACATTATGGGTGATCTCAATCGCCGCCGCGCGCGCATCGTGGGTATCGATGGGAAGGGCACTGTCTGCATCATCAATGCAGAAGTACCCTTGGCGGAAATGTTTGGGTATGCCACTGCAATCCGTTCACTCTCGAAAGGTCGATCATCCTACTCTATGCAGCCGTCGCACTTTGAACAAGTGCCGCAACAAACGCTCGGCGTGGTACTAGAGCAGAAAATTAATGGAAAGGACTGATGCCTACAGCAATGAAGCAAAAGATTCGGATCCGTCTTAAAGGGTATGATTTTCGCATCCTTGATGCCTCCGCTGCAGAGATTGTTGAGACGGCGCGCCGTACAGGTTCCAAGGTTAGTGGTCCAATTCCACTACCAACAGAAATCGAGCGCTTTACTGTTAACCGCTCGCCCCATGTGGATAAAAAGTCGATGGACCAATTTGAAATTCGGACTCATAAGCGCCTCCTGGACATTGTAGAGCCAACTGCAAAAACTGTTGACGAATTACGCAAACTCAATCTACCAGCTGGCGTAGACATTAACATCAAGATCTAGCTCGTATGAGTATCGGACTGATAGGAAAAAAGAAGGGGATGACTCGATTGTATGACGATAAAGGGCGCACCGTTCCCATAACTGTCATTGAGGCGGGTGGGAACTGGGTGCTACAAGTGAAAACACTGGAAAGGGATGGCTATATCGCCATTCAGGTAGGTTTTGACGGCCAAAAAAAACAACGAGTGACTCAGGCACAGCTTGGCCACTTTTCCAAAAGTGCCTCTGAACCCAAAAGGACAATTCGAGAATTTCGAATGGATCCGGATGAAACTGCTCCGTCACTTGGCAGTCTGCCAGTAACCCATTTCCAGGTAGACCAATTTGTAGACGTTATTGGGTATAGTAAAGGGAAGGGATTTCAGGGAGTTGTCAAACGGCATGGCTTTGCCGGACAGCCAGCTAGTCACGGATCTATGATGCATCGCAGAAGTGGTGCTATTGGCAATCGTTCTACTCCAGGTCGGGTGTGGAAGAACATTGGCATGCCTGGCCATATGGGCAACAGGCGTATCACCGTGCAAAACTTGAGGATTGTCCAAGTGCGAGAACGAGATGGTATCCTCCTAGTTTGCGGAGCTATACCTGGCCCAATAGGGAGATATGTTCTCATTTGTCCCTCTAAGAAGAAGAAAGGCGGCATTCAGCTTTTCAACAGATAGATATGGGTGCAGCTATACTAACAGTGCAGGAAGCTGAGGAGGCAAAAGTTGCGTTGATTACCAATGCGAAGGGAATACAAGCTGTGCATGATACGGTGGTTGCTCTTCACGCAAATTCCCGTAGTGGTAGCGCTAATACTAAGTCTAAGGGCGATGTGTCACTGTCCGGTACAAAATCTTGGCGGCAAAAG
Proteins encoded in this region:
- the rpsG gene encoding 30S ribosomal protein S7, encoding MSRRHRVLHKEAKRDARYASPLVARLINTVMRCGKKSVAECIVYTAIEQSREGSNAIDPLETFNRAVDNIKPRLEVKSRRMGGATYQVPVEVNPDRQIALAIRWIVMLASKRKGLPMVKALAHELKDAAAGQGSAIKRRDDMHKMAQANRAFAHFRW
- the rpsL gene encoding 30S ribosomal protein S12 produces the protein MPTTNQLVRSGRSRVTVKSKSPALAKCPQRRGVCVQVMTRTPKKPNSALRKVAKVRLTNSQEVIAYIPGEGHNLQEHSIVLIRGGRVKDLPGVRYHIVRGTLDSLGVDGRRRGRSKYGSKRPKPGTEKEAQGSKKR
- the rplC gene encoding 50S ribosomal protein L3; its protein translation is MSIGLIGKKKGMTRLYDDKGRTVPITVIEAGGNWVLQVKTLERDGYIAIQVGFDGQKKQRVTQAQLGHFSKSASEPKRTIREFRMDPDETAPSLGSLPVTHFQVDQFVDVIGYSKGKGFQGVVKRHGFAGQPASHGSMMHRRSGAIGNRSTPGRVWKNIGMPGHMGNRRITVQNLRIVQVRERDGILLVCGAIPGPIGRYVLICPSKKKKGGIQLFNR
- the tsaE gene encoding tRNA (adenosine(37)-N6)-threonylcarbamoyltransferase complex ATPase subunit type 1 TsaE, producing MEREFFTLSEAETQTVGEALAAKLSTGSVLCLEGPMGAGKTQFVKGLARGLGFFGEVTSPTFPLIHEYEGGRLFLVHFDFFRLDCEKAVEELGFSDYLDQAILAIEWGSKFPALLPSGTRTILFRILKNGGRCIAFSHTP
- the tsaB gene encoding tRNA (adenosine(37)-N6)-threonylcarbamoyltransferase complex dimerization subunit type 1 TsaB, which produces MYCLFAHTLKVLAIETSTHQGSIAIRQEGKLLLIERFVHPRGGVEVLCRTLEQIIKREGRVHRIAVGIGPGTYNGIRAAISLATGLKIAWRIPLCGIPSILGIESLTERYAVVGDARGGSLFFGAVSGRHLENLQLLSHTEFQRKLYIWSQTCKDPVYAAAPVPALPELRVLAPSAGKLAFLAEEYPTSEQGPSPLYLKPPHTTQSTSSQFIF
- the fusA gene encoding elongation factor G; the protein is MAHLNSPPARAFPLEHTRNIGIAAHIDAGKTTLTERILFYTGMIHKLGEVHEGTTVTDWMEQERERGITITSAATTCTWDQHKEEGVCKLFEGQKQRINIIDTPGHVDFTAEVERSLRVLDGAVAVFCGVAGVQPQSETVWRQATKYGVPRVAFINKMDRTGADFDMAVRSMRTKLNANAWPVLIPLGNESNLRGQLDVVNKKAVLYLEDNSLGSTYEIVEVPEEWRETSERAYRDLFEQMVDLDDELGMLFLEERAISVRDLKAAVRRQTIANRFVPVVGGSAFKNKGVQCLIDAIVDYLPSPLDVPPVRGQDPDSGSVMLATADDSSRFCSLAFKLWADPFVGKLVFFRVYSGKLSKGDVVYNPRTNKRERISRLIQIQADKREDIDTCCSGDIAAIVGIRNITTGDTLCDENCPILLEPPSFPDPVISMAIEPKTRQDQEKMAVALQRLSEEDPTFRVCTNTETGQTIIEGMGELHLEIIRDRMLREFKVGANAGRPQIAYKESVSKSASGEGRLVKQSGGRGQYGHVIIRVCPNDRGKGITIENKVVGGTIPKDFIPAVIKGLHEGLLNGVLGGYPVIDVHIDIVDGSYHEVDSSEVAFKMAAIFAVKDGLKKATPVLLEPIMKVENITPEEFQGDIMGDLNRRRARIVGIDGKGTVCIINAEVPLAEMFGYATAIRSLSKGRSSYSMQPSHFEQVPQQTLGVVLEQKINGKD
- the rpsJ gene encoding 30S ribosomal protein S10, producing the protein MKQKIRIRLKGYDFRILDASAAEIVETARRTGSKVSGPIPLPTEIERFTVNRSPHVDKKSMDQFEIRTHKRLLDIVEPTAKTVDELRKLNLPAGVDINIKI
- the leuD gene encoding 3-isopropylmalate dehydratase small subunit; this encodes MALQKILTVTGKAVSIPSNDVDTDRIIPARFLKCVTFDGLGQYAFYDERFRKDGTAKLHPLNDPQHKNSSILISGSNFGCGSSREHAPQALYRHGFRAILAESYAEIFFGNATMLGMPCLSLSAEALDILTEFSATNPLSEFIVDIASSRVVIGEQVFHGSLPEHAREAFIQGKWDPIVDLLEGISLTQKLAEKVSFFRPATKPGTHT
- a CDS encoding glucose-6-phosphate isomerase codes for the protein MSAMSLWTRFQEYFLRYEDSGFSLDISRMGFSEDFLPSMQSRAKQALLSMEELERGNIANQDENRMVGHYWLRDPGLAPTAELRMGIANALDTVLKFSADVHLGTVRGVTGKKFTDVLSIGIGGSALGPQLVSDALGNAQDPLSVHFLDNTDPDGFARVLAKLSGKLDATLVVVISKSGNTKEPHNGLLTVQHAFKQAGISPFNKHFVAVTEVDSTLDSIARAEGWLRRFPIHSWVGGRTSVMSAGGLVPMSLQGLDVASFLRGARTMDMRTRHSDLRKNAALLLALMWYYAREKRGKGDMVILPYKDRLLLLSRYLQQLIMESLGKERDLDGGLVHQGISVYGNKGSTDQHTYVQQLLDGVDNFFVTFIEVRQVASFQELEVEPGITSGDYLQGFLRGTRSALCEKGRDSLTISINQLNASSLGALIALYERAVGFYGSLTHINAYHQPGVEAGKRAAFHVLELQKKILTFLQTHSGLPMNAEKIAQNIGGDAEETFHILQHLAANRSANISHSLGQQPSEDHFSWKCPSTLEKRTQE
- the leuC gene encoding 3-isopropylmalate dehydratase large subunit; amino-acid sequence: MKKTLLDKVWEAYTVRPLPNGQTQIFIGAHLIHEVTSPQAFGMLRDLGLKVLYPDRTFATVDHIVPTTVALFPDPLAEEMIRALRTNCAEFGIQFFDTSTGRQGIVHVIGPEEGITQPGITIACGDSHTSTHGAFGAIAFGIGTSQVRDVLATQTIALHKPRVRRVNVEGKLAAGVYAKDVILHIIRKLGVNGGIGFAYEYGGSTFDFFNQEERMTVCNMSIEGGARVGYVNPDSTTFAYLKGKPFAPPLQQWVAAVTQWESFSSDPDASYDDMVSFQAEEILPTVTWGIHPGQSISIEERVPAPEELSTKDRAAAREALQHMQLKAGLPIKGTKVDVAFLGSCTNGRLTDLQEVARHLKGHRVKSGVKAIVVPGSQRVAAAAEELGVAEIFREAGFEWRGAGCSMCLAMNPDKLSGSQLCASSSNRNFKGRQGSPNGRTVLMSPLMVAAAAIRGEISDAREIFSIR